A genomic stretch from Orcinus orca chromosome 14, mOrcOrc1.1, whole genome shotgun sequence includes:
- the RHOU gene encoding rho-related GTP-binding protein RhoU — MPPQQGDPAFPGRCEAPPVPPRRERGGRGPGAPGGRGRAGGAEGRGVKCVLVGDGAVGKTSLVVSYTTNGYPTEYIPTAFDNFSAVVSVDGRPVRLQLCDTAGQDEFDKLRPLCYTSADIFLLCFSVVGPSSFQNVSEKWVPEIRCHCPKAPIILVGTQSDLREDVKVLIELDKCKEKPVPEEAARLCAEEIKAASYIECSALTQKNLKEVFDAAIVAGIQYSDSQQQPRKSKSRTPDKMKTLSKSWWKKYCCFV; from the exons ATGCCCCCGCAGCAGGGGGACCCCGCGTTCCCGGGCCGCTGCGAGGCGCCGCCCGTGCCGCCCCGCCGGGAGCGTGGGGGGCGCGGGCCCGGGGCGCCGGGGGGCCGGGGGCGCGCGGGCGGCGCGGAGGGGCGCGGCGTCAAGTGCGTGCTGGTCGGCGACGGCGCGGTGGGCAAGACCAGCCTGGTGGTGAGCTACACCACCAACGGCTACCCCACCGAGTACATCCCCACCGCCTTCGACAACTTCTCAG CTGTGGTTTCCGTGGATGGGCGGCCCGTGAGACTCCAGCTCTGTGACACTGCAGGACAG GATGAGTTCGACAAGCTCCGGCCTCTGTGCTACACCAGCGCCGACATCTTCCTCCTGTGCTTCAGTGTCGTGGGCCCCTCCTCCTTCCAGAACGTCAGTGAGAAATGGGTGCCGGAGATTCGCTGCCACTGTCCCAAAGCCCCCATCATCCTCGTGGGGACGCAGTCGGATCTCAGAGAAGACGTCAAAGTCCTCATCGAGCTGGACAAATGCAAAGAGAAACCCGTGCCGGAGGAGGCGGCCAGGTTGTGTGCTGAGGAGATCAAAGCTGCCTCCTACATCGAGTGCTCGGCCTTGACTCAGAAGAACCTCAAAGAGGTCTTTGATGCAGCCATCGTCGCCGGAATCCAGTACTCGGACTCTCAGCAGCAGCCCAGGAAGTCCAAGAGCAGGACTCCGGACAAGATGAAGACCCTGTCCAAGTCCTGGTGGAAGAAGTACTGCTGTTTCGTATGA